A window of the Juglans microcarpa x Juglans regia isolate MS1-56 chromosome 5D, Jm3101_v1.0, whole genome shotgun sequence genome harbors these coding sequences:
- the LOC121265394 gene encoding LOW QUALITY PROTEIN: cytochrome P450 76A2-like (The sequence of the model RefSeq protein was modified relative to this genomic sequence to represent the inferred CDS: inserted 1 base in 1 codon), whose translation MEWPLNFAVCFFIILLSPALLLLLHRRKSILKRLPPGPPGWPIFGNMFDLGAMPHRTLAGLRHKYGDVIWLRMGATKTMAILSAKAATEFFKHHDLSFAERTVTETMRAHNYNQGSLALAPYGPYWRVLRRLVTVDMVVNKRINETAPIRRKCVDDLLLWIEEETRKLEAPRGLHVARFVFLMTFNLLGNLMLSRDLYDPQSKEGSEFFAAVMKLMEWSGHPNMADYFPWLRRLDPQGLRRNMERDLGKAMEIASRFVKERVKDRQVGGGEKIRKDFLDVLLEFEGNGKDEPAKISDRDLNIFILEIFXAGSETTSGTIEWALTELLCNPESMIKVKAELARVVGPNGEVEESDIDSLSYLQAIVKETLRLHPPIPFLVPRRAMQDTNFMGFHIPYNTKVLVNAWAIGRDPDAWDDPSSFKPERFLGTDCDYKGQHYELIPFGAGRRMCAGVPLAHRVLNLVLGSLLHKFDWEFDGNVTRETMDTRDKLGIVMRKHESLLAVPKKCVA comes from the exons ATGGAATGGCCTTTAAACTTTGCTGTTTGCTTTTTTATTATCTTGTTGTCACCAGCTCTACTCCTCCTGCTCCACCGTAGAAAATCAATCCTCAAGCGGCTTCCTCCTGGGCCACCGGGATGGCCAATATTCGGCAACATGTTCGACCTTGGAGCAATGCCACACCGCACCCTCGCGGGTCTAAGACACAAGTATGGAGACGTTatatggctaagaatgggtGCCACAAAAACCATGGCAATCCTCTCTGCCAAAGCGGCCACTGAGTTCTTCAAGCACCACGACCTCTCTTTCGCCGAGCGAACCGTGACCGAGACCATGCGGGCCCACAATTACAACCAGGGATCCTTAGCGCTGGCTCCTTATGGTCCCTATTGGCGGGTGCTCAGGCGCCTCGTCACGGTGGATATGGTAGTCAACAAGCGCATCAACGAAACGGCGCCTATACGTAGAAAATGTGTGGACGACTTGTTGCTGTGGATCGAGGAAGAGACACGTAAACTTGAAGCTCCACGTGGGCTTCACGTTGCAAGGTTTGTGTTTCTCATGACGTTCAACTTGCTCGGAAACCTCATGCTTTCACGCGACTTGTACGACCCCCAGTCGAAGGAGGGGTCAGAGTTTTTCGCGGCGGTGATGAAACTGATGGAGTGGTCGGGGCACCCAAACATGGCGGACTATTTTCCATGGCTGAGGCGGCTGGACCCGCAGGGGTTGAGGAGGAACATGGAGAGAGATCTTGGGAAAGCTATGGAGATTGCATCCAGATTTGTGAAGGAGCGGGTGAAGGATAGGCAGGTTGGGGGCGGAGAGAAGATCAGGAAGGACTTCTTGGATGTGTTGCTTGAGTTTGAAGGCAACGGAAAAGATGAGCCTGCGAAAATTTCTGACCGGGACCTAAATATCTTCATCTTG GAAATAT TGGCTGGATCAGAAACAACAAGCGGCACTATTGAATGGGCACTGACTGAGCTCCTATGCAACCCCGAGTCGATGATAAAGGTCAAAGCTGAGCTCGCACGTGTAGTCGGACCAAACGGAGAAGTTGAAGAGAGTGACATTGACAGTCTCTCATATTTACAGGCTATAGTCAAGGAAACACTACGATTGCATCCTCCAATTCCATTCCTGGTTCCACGAAGGGCAATGCAAGACACCAATTTTATGGGGTTTCACATTCCCTATAACACCAAAGTTCTTGTGAATGCCTGGGCAATTGGAAGAGATCCAGATGCGTGGGATGATCCTTCGTCTTTCAAGCCCGAGAGGTTTTTGGGCACAGACTGTGATTACAAGGGGCAACATTATGAGCTAATCCCATTTGGAGCTGGAAGGAGAATGTGTGCTGGCGTCCCTTTGGCTCATAGAGTGCTTAATCTCGTTTTGGGCTCATTGCTTCACAAATTTGATTGGGAATTTGATGGCAATGTGACTCGAGAGACAATGGACACCAGGGACAAGCTGGGCATTGTCATGCGGAAGCATGAATCATTACTGGCAGTGCCTAAAAAATGTGTCGCCTAG
- the LOC121265381 gene encoding protein PSK SIMULATOR 1-like produces the protein MGGESVTESWFGSLRWISRKGGSDNDKGVIEILAFEVASLMLKVVNLWQSLGDKELHRLREEVASSIGLKKLVSDDDDYLMELALNETVENFVFVARSVARLGKRCRDPMYHRFEQFVNDPIQNGFQWVGLEYKWKKMERKVKKMEKFIASMTQLSQELEVLVELEQTLRRMQNAELNRVKALDFQQKVIRQRHEVRNLREMSPWNRTYDYIVRLLMRSLFTILERIKHALGTYQVPSVEANVNSQLVNIECFPRSHSFSAIMYSSIYPSENNLGGFYSGRIERSISKPGNIDKSSRKEKQQQDCPRPSTIYGNHPNLETNPFAHAGPFKACMPGGSESPIVPSSKPTGGGSMRLSSVQLKNIDEDSKTNMKSFSRSNRVYSKLSFFNSKCRSWTAPPSTLGSAALALHYANVIILIERLASAPHLMDLDTRDDLYNRLPSTIRSALRARLKSYVKTTTSSEHNAALAAEWSLALGHIFDWLVPLAHNMTRWHSERNFEKHYGFSRTNVLLVQTLHFANQAKTEAAITELLVGLNYICRIGIEHQRKHMQEPAGRRPCYDYTFIRDDIAYDV, from the coding sequence ATGGGTGGAGAGAGTGTGACTGAATCGTGGTTTGGTAGTTTGAGGTGGATTTCAAGGAAGGGTGGATCAGACAATGACAAGGGGGTGATCGAAATTTTAGCGTTTGAAGTTGCTAGCTTGATGCTAAAGGTGGTTAATTTGTGGCAAAGTTTGGGTGATAAGGAGCTTCATAGGTTGAGGGAAGAGGTTGCGAGCTCAATTGGGCTTAAGAAGCTCgtttctgatgatgatgattactTGATGGAACTTGCCTTGAATGAGACAGTTGAGAATTTCGTATTCGTGGCAAGGTCTGTGGCCAGGCTTGGGAAGAGGTGCAGAGATCCCATGTATCACCGTTTCGAGCAATTTGTTAATGACCCTATTCAGAATGGATTTCAATGGGTTGGTTTGGAATACAAATggaagaagatggagagaaaagtgaagaagatggagaaattCATTGCCTCTATGACACAATTGTCACAAGAACTGGAAGTACTGGTGGAGCTTGAACAAACTCTTAGGAGAATGCAGAATGCTGAGTTAAATCGGGTAAAGGCGCTTGATTTTCAGCAGAAGGTGATCCGTCAGCGTCACGAAGTGAGAAATCTGAGAGAGATGTCTCCATGGAATAGAACTTATGATTACATTGTCCGGCTTCTGATGCGTTCACTTTTTACGATACTAGAGAGGATAAAACATGCACTTGGAACATATCAAGTGCCTTCTGTAGAGGCAAATGTCAATTCTCAGCTTGTGAATATTGAGTGTTTTCCTCGCAGCCATTCCTTCTCTGCTATTATGTACTCTTCCATTTATCCATCTGAGAATAATCTCGGTGGGTTCTATTCAGGTCGTATTGAAAGGTCAATTTCAAAGCCAGGAAATATTGACAAGAGCAGTAGAAAGGAAAAGCAGCAACAGGATTGTCCTCGGCCATCAACAATATATGGAAACCACCCGAATTTGGAAACCAATCCGTTTGCTCATGCCGGACCTTTCAAAGCGTGCATGCCTGGTGGAAGTGAATCTCCCATTGTACCAAGCTCCAAGCCAACTGGTGGTGGTTCTATGAGGTTGAGTAGTGTTCAGctgaaaaatattgatgaagACAGTAAAACCAACATGAAATCTTTTTCTCGCAGCAACAGGGTCTATTCTAAATTGTCCTTCTTCAACTCTAAGTGTAGGTCATGGACTGCACCTCCATCTACTCTTGGCAGTGCCGCTTTAGCTCTTCATTATGCAAACGTGATTATATTGATTGAGAGACTAGCTTCAGCACCTCACTTAATGGACCTTGACACAAGAGATGACCTGTACAACAGGTTACCCTCAACCATAAGAAGTGCTCTGAGGGCTAGGCTAAAATCGTATGTCAAAACCACGACCTCATCTGAGCACAATGCTGCCCTTGCAGCAGAGTGGAGTCTCGCGCTTGGGCATATATTTGATTGGCTGGTTCCACTTGCTCATAACATGACAAGGTGGCATTCTGAGCGGAATTTTGAGAAGCATTATGGCTTTTCTAGAACAAATGTGTTACTGGTCCAAACGCTTCACTTTGCAAATCAAGCTAAAACTGAAGCTGCAATTACCGAGCTTCTTGTAGGTCTGAACTATATATGTAGGATTGGCATAGAACATCAGAGGAAACATATGCAGGAGCCTGCTGGCAGGAGACCTTGTTATGATTATACGTTCATAAGGGATGACATTGCTTACGATGTTTAA